A genomic window from Halorussus rarus includes:
- a CDS encoding alpha/beta fold hydrolase gives MQAVTSADGTRIAYERHGEGPPLILLHGGSSPQYWKPIVPRFSDDYTVIVPHRRGVGKSGDSDEYSLERGVEDVCAVIDAVDGDPVLFGHSFGGLLAVETARTAPVEKLVAYEPAVLVGEYREQANLATRMQDRLAEGDQREAMRYYVREVMHGGDIEDLDAWLAEWPPWPDIVALAENIIRINRVIEQYRLPDTLDADSPGLLMTGTEGPPHLRDGVREVHDAFPNSRLVEFEGVGHGGPTEAPDQVTAEVRAFIEEKETADSVL, from the coding sequence ATGCAGGCAGTCACGTCGGCAGATGGCACTCGCATCGCTTACGAACGACACGGGGAAGGGCCGCCGCTTATCCTTCTCCACGGCGGATCGAGTCCCCAGTACTGGAAGCCGATTGTTCCCCGCTTCTCCGACGACTACACGGTCATCGTGCCACATCGACGCGGAGTCGGGAAGAGCGGAGATAGTGACGAGTACAGCCTTGAACGAGGCGTCGAGGACGTCTGTGCGGTCATCGACGCGGTAGACGGCGATCCAGTTCTGTTCGGGCACTCCTTCGGCGGCCTCCTGGCGGTCGAAACTGCCCGCACGGCTCCCGTCGAGAAACTGGTCGCCTACGAACCGGCGGTTCTCGTCGGTGAGTACAGAGAGCAGGCGAATCTTGCGACCCGGATGCAGGACCGACTTGCCGAAGGAGATCAACGCGAGGCGATGAGGTACTACGTTCGGGAGGTCATGCACGGCGGAGATATCGAGGACCTCGATGCTTGGCTCGCCGAGTGGCCGCCCTGGCCGGACATCGTCGCCTTGGCGGAAAACATCATTCGGATAAACCGAGTCATCGAACAGTACCGCCTTCCCGACACGCTGGACGCGGACTCACCGGGGCTCCTGATGACGGGGACCGAGGGCCCGCCACATCTCCGGGACGGCGTCCGCGAGGTCCATGACGCATTCCCGAACAGTCGCCTCGTCGAGTTCGAGGGTGTCGGTCACGGTGGGCCCACAGAAGCACCAGACCAAGTCACTGCCGAAGTCCGGGCCTTCATCGAAGAGAAAGAGACAGCTGATTCGGTGCTATAA
- a CDS encoding helix-turn-helix domain-containing protein: MGLVAEFEIDCEALPLTGVAAAVPDATLILELQFNHGNRPVFLVTVTGGSRTAVESAFTEAYDIGECTLVGQAGETRRYQALPALSFEEQLGDHLDDLAELEALATADAIIERIEVIPDGWRQTGWFADRQAFGRFSSFWQNNAGFRLCRLTRDGESEPPGDGLTDHQQEALRTAYELGYFDIPRRATLEDVADELDISSSSVSERLRRAQTQLIQETVAPTWPPLPD, encoded by the coding sequence ATGGGACTGGTCGCCGAGTTCGAGATAGACTGCGAGGCGCTCCCACTCACAGGGGTAGCAGCGGCCGTGCCGGATGCGACGCTGATCCTCGAACTACAGTTTAACCACGGGAACCGGCCGGTCTTCCTCGTCACTGTTACCGGTGGGTCACGAACCGCGGTCGAGAGCGCCTTCACCGAGGCCTATGACATCGGGGAGTGTACCTTGGTCGGCCAAGCCGGCGAGACCAGGCGCTATCAGGCGCTCCCCGCTCTCAGCTTCGAAGAACAACTCGGGGACCACCTCGACGACCTTGCGGAACTTGAGGCCCTTGCCACGGCTGACGCTATCATCGAGCGAATCGAGGTCATACCAGACGGGTGGCGACAGACAGGCTGGTTCGCCGACCGGCAAGCGTTCGGCAGGTTTTCGTCGTTCTGGCAGAACAACGCTGGGTTCCGACTGTGCCGGCTCACCCGAGATGGCGAATCTGAACCACCAGGTGATGGGTTGACTGATCACCAACAAGAAGCGCTCCGGACGGCGTACGAACTGGGCTATTTCGACATTCCACGTCGAGCGACTCTCGAAGACGTGGCCGATGAACTCGATATCTCTTCGTCCTCGGTATCCGAGCGTCTCCGGCGCGCTCAGACCCAACTCATCCAAGAGACGGTCGCACCGACGTGGCCGCCGCTACCCGACTGA
- a CDS encoding serine hydrolase domain-containing protein, protein MTQERPTNVGRNRERTTRRRFLAGIGSLGIAGLGIASGRASASSDSALVRSPVSSSPLAGLDELEAFVDERVGQRIGDVTPGASVAIVEGDTPVLTKGYGSANVEAGVPVRADETPLRVGSVGKLVTWTAVMQNVERGVLDLDEDVNAYLDDSDVTIPDTYDEPVTLRHLGTHTAGFESALDPEVVASPDDIMSVETLLADQQPARVRPPGTVVGYSNYGAALAGHIVAEVNDTSFEEYVQSEIFDPLDMAHSTFAQPVPDDHPGELASGHSRDGETFTTAERVFINMRPAGSLSATATDMAAFMSAHLGGGAVGDARMLPAKTAETMHEAHHVRHPSVTNWRYGFHEYGVPDANLIGHSGATIHFASQLVLAPDHNVGIFVNYNTNPSESPAAVVDEIIAELDLQPSPPSPNPSPRPGSQKRAETVAGEYSATYLPDSGPLHVVDLMEHVSVEATDNGQLFTKRVSGDTRRWIETEPYVYRETESHDVLAFEVENGEVTAMNMSSEPTGVYQPVSFQERQSVTAGVVGGSIAGFGLSLAGRGLLGAWHRWTDYGGRSENTAEETR, encoded by the coding sequence ATGACGCAAGAAAGACCTACCAACGTAGGCCGCAATCGAGAGCGCACGACCAGACGGAGGTTCCTCGCTGGTATCGGGAGTCTCGGCATCGCCGGTCTCGGAATCGCAAGCGGTCGAGCGAGCGCCAGCTCCGACTCGGCCCTGGTCCGCTCACCAGTGAGTAGTAGCCCTCTTGCCGGCCTCGATGAGCTCGAAGCGTTCGTAGATGAGCGAGTCGGGCAACGAATCGGTGACGTGACGCCCGGAGCGAGTGTGGCTATCGTCGAGGGTGACACACCCGTCCTCACCAAGGGATACGGCTCCGCGAATGTGGAGGCCGGTGTGCCGGTACGGGCCGACGAGACTCCGTTGCGGGTCGGATCGGTCGGCAAACTCGTGACGTGGACTGCGGTCATGCAGAACGTCGAACGAGGCGTACTCGATCTCGACGAGGACGTCAATGCGTACCTCGACGACTCGGACGTCACGATCCCGGACACGTACGACGAGCCGGTGACACTGCGCCACCTCGGAACCCACACAGCCGGTTTCGAGTCGGCACTCGACCCGGAAGTTGTTGCCAGCCCCGATGACATCATGTCGGTGGAGACGCTCCTCGCCGACCAGCAGCCGGCCCGCGTGCGCCCACCGGGAACGGTGGTCGGGTACTCTAATTACGGGGCCGCACTCGCGGGGCACATCGTCGCCGAAGTCAACGATACGTCGTTCGAGGAGTACGTCCAGTCGGAGATCTTCGATCCCCTCGACATGGCCCACAGTACGTTCGCACAGCCCGTTCCAGACGATCATCCGGGCGAGCTCGCTTCGGGACACTCCCGAGACGGTGAGACGTTCACGACCGCCGAGAGGGTATTCATCAACATGCGCCCCGCGGGGTCGCTGAGTGCGACGGCCACGGACATGGCGGCGTTCATGAGCGCTCACCTCGGTGGTGGAGCGGTCGGCGACGCGAGAATGCTGCCTGCGAAAACGGCCGAGACGATGCATGAGGCGCACCACGTCCGCCATCCGTCGGTCACCAACTGGCGATACGGGTTCCACGAGTACGGGGTTCCGGATGCCAACCTCATCGGCCATTCGGGAGCGACAATCCACTTCGCAAGCCAGCTCGTTCTGGCTCCCGACCACAACGTGGGCATCTTCGTGAACTACAACACGAATCCCAGCGAGTCGCCTGCAGCGGTCGTCGATGAAATCATCGCCGAGCTCGACCTGCAACCGTCACCCCCGTCACCGAATCCGTCGCCGAGACCGGGTAGTCAAAAGCGTGCTGAAACAGTGGCCGGCGAGTACAGCGCTACCTATCTCCCGGATAGCGGCCCACTTCACGTGGTAGACCTCATGGAGCACGTCTCCGTCGAAGCGACCGACAACGGACAGCTATTCACGAAGCGAGTCTCCGGTGATACGCGGCGATGGATCGAAACCGAGCCGTACGTGTATCGAGAGACGGAGAGCCACGACGTTCTCGCCTTCGAGGTCGAAAATGGCGAAGTTACAGCGATGAACATGAGCAGCGAACCAACGGGCGTCTACCAACCAGTCTCGTTCCAAGAACGCCAGTCCGTCACCGCCGGTGTCGTAGGGGGTTCCATAGCCGGGTTCGGGCTTTCGCTCGCCGGGAGGGGACTCCTTGGTGCGTGGCATCGATGGACAGACTACGGCGGTAGGAGCGAAAATACTGCGGAGGAAACCAGATGA
- a CDS encoding CPBP family intramembrane glutamic endopeptidase, translating to MSSVRSRLRSLVWSQQSNRVRSVWRVLVPVFAGFFTLQVAGAAALTLDLTRGRMMLAGFAGTTLVMAVVLGISARYLDHRPVREYGYRLSRNWWLDLVVGTGIGTLIVGMTFLIARRTGSLRVTGTASLPDATSLAWLLVFLAAFAGVAFYEEFIYRGSFITNAVEGLVARGVTRGAATTVALLASTLAFALIHVPSAIVADANLALVVLKTGLLGGLFGVAYLRTDELAFPMGLHLGVNYALMNVFGIGAHGTPGVPTLLTVEHTATGVWSPARGIPLLVSILVGYCFVIAWTQWRNSYRTTRSEKTASPSTSD from the coding sequence ATGTCTAGTGTTCGCTCCCGCCTTCGGTCGCTCGTTTGGAGCCAGCAGAGCAACCGCGTCCGTTCCGTCTGGCGCGTTCTCGTCCCCGTCTTCGCTGGCTTCTTTACACTGCAAGTCGCGGGCGCGGCAGCGCTCACGCTCGATCTAACTCGCGGCCGAATGATGCTGGCCGGCTTCGCCGGGACGACCCTCGTCATGGCGGTCGTACTCGGAATCTCGGCCCGGTATCTCGACCACCGGCCGGTGAGAGAGTACGGATATCGTCTGTCGCGGAACTGGTGGCTCGACCTCGTCGTCGGAACCGGTATCGGTACCCTGATCGTCGGGATGACGTTCCTCATCGCGCGTCGCACCGGCTCCCTGCGAGTCACCGGTACTGCGTCTCTCCCGGACGCAACCTCTCTCGCGTGGCTGCTGGTATTCCTCGCTGCGTTTGCCGGCGTCGCCTTCTACGAGGAGTTCATCTACCGCGGTTCGTTCATCACGAACGCGGTCGAGGGGCTCGTCGCTCGCGGCGTTACTCGCGGCGCGGCAACGACCGTCGCGTTGCTCGCAAGCACGCTGGCGTTCGCCCTTATCCACGTTCCCAGCGCGATTGTCGCAGACGCGAATCTCGCCCTCGTCGTGCTGAAGACGGGCCTGCTCGGTGGCCTGTTCGGCGTCGCCTACCTCCGCACCGACGAACTCGCGTTCCCGATGGGCCTGCATCTCGGCGTGAATTACGCGCTGATGAACGTCTTCGGCATCGGTGCTCACGGAACGCCCGGTGTTCCGACGCTCCTGACGGTCGAACACACCGCGACAGGCGTGTGGAGTCCGGCCCGCGGCATTCCACTCCTTGTGTCGATTCTCGTCGGGTACTGCTTCGTCATCGCGTGGACCCAGTGGCGGAACTCGTATCGAACCACACGGTCAGAGAAGACGGCGTCACCCAGTACGTCGGACTAA
- a CDS encoding class I SAM-dependent methyltransferase codes for MQSSNTGEQGDTQKHTTSESPERDQSVQRPSMTAEEIADAYADVADKLARWRQLDRLFAGRYRRRQFEHANGRVLDIACGTGRNFQYLSPSVDLVGIDISTDMLAHAGDELDRLDLDGTVCQMDAQALDFPDDSFDTVISSFSTCTFPDPIAALHEMERVCTPDGEILLLEHSRSDVAPLAWLQDWRAESHYEKNGCRLNHDPLATVEQAGLPVENASTEFLGLVTTIDATPSDRQ; via the coding sequence ATGCAATCGAGCAATACCGGCGAACAGGGAGATACGCAGAAACACACGACCAGTGAAAGCCCCGAGCGAGACCAGTCGGTGCAGAGACCTTCGATGACAGCCGAAGAGATTGCCGACGCGTACGCAGACGTCGCTGACAAACTCGCACGGTGGCGGCAACTCGACCGGTTATTCGCTGGTCGGTATCGTCGCCGCCAGTTCGAACACGCTAACGGGCGAGTACTCGACATCGCGTGCGGCACCGGGAGAAACTTCCAGTATCTCTCACCGTCAGTCGACCTCGTCGGTATCGACATCAGCACCGACATGCTCGCACACGCCGGTGACGAACTCGACAGACTCGATTTGGACGGCACCGTCTGCCAGATGGACGCCCAGGCACTCGACTTTCCCGACGACAGCTTCGACACGGTCATCTCGTCGTTCTCCACGTGCACGTTCCCCGACCCGATTGCGGCGCTCCACGAGATGGAGCGGGTCTGCACTCCCGACGGCGAGATTCTGCTGCTCGAACACAGTCGGAGCGACGTCGCGCCGTTGGCCTGGCTGCAGGACTGGCGTGCCGAGTCACACTACGAGAAGAACGGTTGCCGGTTGAACCACGACCCGCTGGCGACTGTCGAGCAGGCTGGACTCCCAGTCGAGAACGCCTCGACCGAGTTCCTCGGCCTCGTGACCACCATCGACGCAACCCCGAGTGATCGTCAATGA
- a CDS encoding DUF7351 domain-containing protein → MTEERPATDIFRLLSDDTRVDILRAVAVAQYELEQVGSGAAQLAFSEIYDYVEVENTSKLSYHLGELTGTYLRKSDDGYSLSHAGERIVRFILSGNYEQPDSFGPEPIPGTCIFCGEDSLEARLSHQFFRIDCTRCDQQVMGQPITPAQARTRDNDDLIRSVQLRSAEDYRQIRRGMCPECGAHLSTEIIEIPESPLPDSDSFVVTSSCEECLREYNSPLTYTVVHHPASIAFHWDHGIDVTSRGIWEFHDRVYDGRWTSRQVASDPDEYEVVLRHGDDAIRLHLDPSATVTRTERVRRERGEF, encoded by the coding sequence ATGACAGAGGAACGTCCGGCTACGGATATCTTTCGTCTTCTCTCCGACGATACCCGCGTCGATATTCTTCGAGCCGTCGCCGTCGCACAGTACGAACTCGAACAAGTCGGATCCGGGGCTGCCCAACTCGCGTTCTCGGAGATCTACGACTACGTCGAGGTGGAGAACACCTCGAAGCTGTCGTACCACCTCGGAGAACTCACCGGCACCTACCTTCGGAAAAGCGACGACGGGTACTCACTTTCGCATGCCGGCGAGCGTATCGTTCGATTCATTCTGTCGGGCAATTACGAGCAACCGGACTCGTTCGGCCCTGAACCGATTCCAGGGACGTGCATCTTCTGCGGCGAAGACTCGCTCGAAGCACGGCTTTCGCATCAGTTCTTCCGGATCGATTGTACGAGATGTGACCAGCAGGTCATGGGGCAACCGATAACGCCTGCTCAGGCCAGGACAAGAGACAATGACGATTTGATCCGAAGCGTCCAGCTCCGAAGTGCGGAGGACTACCGGCAGATCCGGCGGGGGATGTGTCCTGAGTGCGGTGCTCATCTTTCCACCGAGATAATCGAGATACCCGAGAGCCCGTTACCTGATTCCGATTCGTTTGTCGTGACGAGTAGCTGTGAGGAGTGTCTCCGAGAGTACAACAGTCCGTTGACGTACACCGTCGTCCACCACCCCGCATCAATTGCGTTCCACTGGGATCACGGCATCGACGTGACATCGAGGGGAATCTGGGAGTTCCACGACCGCGTCTACGACGGTCGCTGGACGTCCAGGCAAGTCGCATCCGACCCCGACGAGTACGAGGTGGTGTTACGCCACGGGGACGACGCGATTCGACTCCACCTCGATCCGTCTGCGACGGTCACGCGGACCGAGCGCGTGCGACGCGAGCGCGGCGAATTTTAG
- a CDS encoding MATE family efflux transporter: MASTRSDGITAGGLVRPLFHLAWPIMVTQLLQVAYNVADAFWLGRDSADAVGALSLAYPVIFFLIAFGGGFNVAGSTLVAQYTGAASEGSAGKVAGQTLGFVTVVGVALSLVGHFGAGPMLALYPSSAATADAVVPLAARYMEVFFLGLPFMFGFMAFSALMRGYGNTRTPMRVMVVSVALNVVLDPLLIFGVGPIPALGVDSTVIPAMGIEGAAVATVVARALGGVVGAYVLFFTDAGPDVDLGHLVPEFGYIEELVRIGVPAALEESAGSLAMLTLTVMIVTFEPAVIAAYGLGNRLISLVFLPAVGLGKATNTMVGQNLGAGKADRAERAVRLAASVGAVVMFALAIVAALVPEPIVSVFMATETERAARTVAYAAEYLRIRTVEFAFIGVFHALVGAYRGAGNTKTAIAFSMVTLWLVRVPAVYLLAFETSLGPTGIWIGVALGHVVGAVAAGLWFTRGTWKETVIDRGGAAVDAEPAVPED, from the coding sequence GTGGCATCGACGCGATCCGACGGCATCACGGCGGGCGGCCTGGTCCGTCCGCTGTTCCACCTCGCGTGGCCGATCATGGTCACGCAACTGCTGCAGGTCGCCTACAACGTCGCCGACGCGTTCTGGCTCGGTCGGGACTCGGCCGACGCTGTCGGCGCCCTCAGTCTGGCCTACCCCGTCATCTTCTTCCTCATCGCGTTCGGCGGCGGGTTCAACGTCGCCGGGAGCACGCTGGTCGCCCAGTACACCGGCGCGGCCAGCGAGGGGTCGGCGGGGAAGGTCGCCGGCCAGACGCTCGGGTTCGTGACCGTCGTCGGCGTCGCGCTGAGCCTCGTCGGGCACTTCGGCGCCGGCCCCATGCTCGCGCTGTACCCCAGCAGCGCGGCCACCGCCGACGCGGTCGTCCCGCTGGCCGCCCGGTACATGGAGGTGTTCTTCCTCGGGCTCCCCTTCATGTTCGGGTTCATGGCGTTCTCGGCGCTGATGCGGGGGTACGGCAACACCCGGACGCCGATGCGGGTGATGGTGGTCTCGGTCGCGCTCAACGTCGTGCTCGACCCGCTGCTCATCTTCGGCGTCGGGCCGATTCCGGCGCTTGGCGTCGACTCGACGGTGATTCCCGCGATGGGTATCGAGGGCGCCGCGGTCGCCACGGTCGTCGCGCGCGCCCTCGGCGGCGTCGTCGGCGCGTACGTGCTGTTCTTCACCGACGCGGGGCCGGACGTCGACCTCGGCCACCTCGTCCCGGAGTTCGGGTACATCGAGGAGTTGGTCCGCATCGGCGTGCCGGCGGCGCTCGAGGAGTCGGCCGGGTCGCTCGCGATGCTGACGCTGACCGTGATGATCGTGACGTTCGAGCCGGCGGTCATCGCGGCCTACGGCCTGGGCAACCGGCTCATCTCGCTGGTGTTCCTCCCCGCGGTCGGGCTCGGCAAGGCGACCAACACGATGGTGGGACAGAACCTCGGCGCCGGCAAGGCCGACCGGGCCGAGCGCGCGGTCAGGCTCGCGGCGAGCGTCGGCGCGGTCGTGATGTTCGCGCTGGCGATCGTGGCGGCGCTCGTCCCGGAACCCATCGTCTCGGTGTTCATGGCGACCGAGACCGAGCGGGCGGCCAGGACCGTCGCGTACGCCGCGGAGTACCTCCGGATCCGGACGGTCGAGTTCGCGTTCATCGGCGTCTTCCACGCGCTGGTCGGCGCGTACCGCGGCGCGGGAAACACCAAGACCGCGATAGCGTTCTCGATGGTCACGCTCTGGCTCGTCCGCGTACCTGCGGTCTACCTCCTCGCGTTCGAGACGTCGCTGGGTCCGACCGGCATCTGGATCGGCGTCGCGCTCGGCCACGTCGTCGGCGCCGTCGCGGCCGGCCTCTGGTTCACCCGCGGGACGTGGAAAGAGACCGTCATCGACCGCGGCGGCGCGGCGGTCGACGCCGAGCCCGCGGTTCCCGAGGACTGA
- a CDS encoding 2Fe-2S iron-sulfur cluster-binding protein — MVDALGLGLGLTLVLVVVALHYSEGTEWRTPDDISQEVLERRAETVPETDFPEPMNRSIGGGGGAVAVGGGAEGELQGDEEEEEGFDPAAIPDDEVEYFEIEYVNEGETVEVANNENLLEAGEDEGWDLPYACRQGQCLSCGGKVQDGDAHDYVQHSNNETLGDDEVEKGYVLTCTAYPTDDFALETNETP; from the coding sequence ATGGTAGACGCACTGGGTCTGGGACTCGGGCTCACGCTCGTCCTCGTCGTAGTGGCGCTCCACTACTCGGAGGGTACCGAGTGGCGAACCCCCGACGACATCTCCCAAGAGGTGCTCGAACGCCGGGCCGAGACCGTGCCGGAGACCGACTTCCCCGAGCCGATGAACCGCTCCATCGGCGGCGGTGGCGGCGCGGTCGCGGTCGGCGGCGGCGCCGAGGGCGAACTCCAGGGCGACGAGGAGGAAGAGGAAGGGTTCGACCCGGCCGCCATCCCCGACGACGAGGTGGAGTACTTCGAGATCGAGTACGTCAACGAGGGCGAGACCGTCGAGGTCGCCAACAACGAGAACCTGCTCGAGGCCGGCGAGGACGAGGGCTGGGACCTGCCCTACGCCTGCCGGCAGGGACAGTGTCTCTCGTGCGGCGGCAAGGTCCAGGACGGCGACGCTCACGACTACGTCCAGCACAGTAACAACGAGACGCTCGGCGACGACGAGGTCGAGAAGGGGTACGTGCTCACCTGCACCGCGTACCCGACCGACGACTTCGCGCTCGAGACGAACGAGACGCCCTGA
- a CDS encoding DJ-1/PfpI family protein produces the protein MDNADDIDDIAVVVYDGFDELDAVGPYEVFRNAADYGRDVPVDLVTLAPRERVTASHGLAVEPDGALGDDPDLLVVPGGGWNDGGDVGARGEAERGDLPDALRERADRGSAIAAVCTGGMLLAEAGLLDGRPAVTHAGALDDLRATGARVVDARVVDDGDVLTAGGVTSGLDLAFHVVGQVWDGDVAERVATEMEYEPRGDVYAPDDT, from the coding sequence ATGGACAACGCCGACGACATCGACGACATCGCGGTCGTGGTCTACGACGGCTTCGACGAACTCGACGCGGTCGGACCGTACGAGGTCTTCCGCAACGCCGCCGATTACGGCCGGGACGTCCCGGTCGACCTCGTGACGCTCGCCCCCCGAGAGCGAGTCACCGCGAGCCACGGCCTCGCGGTCGAACCCGACGGGGCACTGGGCGACGACCCGGACCTCCTCGTCGTCCCGGGCGGCGGCTGGAACGACGGCGGAGACGTCGGGGCGCGCGGGGAGGCAGAGCGCGGCGACCTGCCCGATGCGCTCCGCGAGCGCGCCGACCGGGGAAGCGCGATCGCCGCGGTCTGCACCGGCGGGATGCTGCTCGCCGAGGCGGGACTGCTCGACGGCCGGCCCGCGGTCACCCACGCCGGCGCGCTCGACGACCTCCGCGCGACCGGGGCGCGGGTCGTCGACGCCCGCGTCGTCGACGACGGCGACGTGCTCACGGCGGGCGGCGTCACGTCGGGGCTCGACCTCGCGTTCCACGTCGTCGGGCAGGTCTGGGACGGGGACGTCGCCGAGCGCGTCGCAACGGAGATGGAGTACGAGCCTCGCGGGGACGTGTACGCGCCCGACGATACCTGA
- a CDS encoding ABC transporter substrate-binding protein: MSDDESPQTTRRKYLTAAGALAASGLIAGCTGGSGTQETTTAADTETTTAETTTAAETTTEEQETTTSGESYSVSMPPVGEVAFDGVPETWVANNGSWADMGVALGVEPPKAVWLTGRYHTQYYDGIDGVSVDKSDMVSLYQDGVSKELFYELDGDVHVIDPNFLMNRFKGWEQQDVDEVEGNIGPFFGNSIFSTGYQWHEGYPYLSLYDAFGKLAQAFQRTDRYDAFSALHDEFQTKVSDVVPSAESERPQVAIMWASGDEPESFSPYLIGDGTSFKQWRDLRVRDAFAETDVRDFHSTRGEVDYETLLKIDPDVLLLRGQEAKTAEEFRNTVVSFMKDHSVASSLTAVKNGDVYRGGPLYQGPITNLVLTERAARQVYGVDEQLFDRKRVADIVNGNL, translated from the coding sequence ATGTCAGACGACGAGTCGCCTCAGACGACGCGACGCAAGTACCTCACCGCCGCCGGCGCGCTGGCCGCGTCCGGCCTCATCGCCGGCTGTACCGGCGGTTCGGGGACACAGGAGACGACCACGGCCGCGGATACGGAGACGACGACCGCCGAGACGACCACCGCCGCCGAGACGACGACCGAGGAGCAGGAGACGACGACGTCCGGCGAGTCCTACTCCGTCTCGATGCCGCCGGTCGGTGAAGTGGCGTTCGACGGCGTCCCCGAGACGTGGGTCGCGAACAACGGGAGCTGGGCCGACATGGGCGTCGCGCTCGGCGTCGAGCCGCCGAAGGCGGTCTGGCTCACGGGCCGGTACCACACCCAGTACTACGACGGGATCGACGGCGTCTCCGTCGACAAGAGCGACATGGTGAGCCTCTACCAGGACGGCGTCAGCAAGGAGCTGTTCTACGAGCTCGACGGCGACGTCCACGTCATCGACCCCAACTTCCTGATGAACCGATTCAAGGGCTGGGAGCAGCAGGACGTCGACGAGGTCGAGGGGAACATCGGGCCGTTCTTCGGCAACAGCATCTTCTCGACCGGCTACCAGTGGCACGAGGGCTACCCGTACCTCTCGCTGTACGATGCGTTCGGCAAGCTCGCGCAGGCGTTCCAGCGGACCGACCGCTACGATGCCTTCAGCGCGCTCCACGACGAGTTCCAGACGAAAGTGAGCGACGTCGTGCCGTCCGCGGAGTCCGAGCGCCCGCAGGTCGCCATCATGTGGGCCAGCGGCGACGAGCCCGAGTCGTTCTCGCCGTACCTCATCGGCGACGGGACGAGCTTCAAGCAGTGGCGCGACCTGCGGGTCCGCGACGCGTTCGCCGAGACGGACGTCAGGGACTTCCACAGCACCCGGGGCGAGGTCGACTACGAGACCCTGCTCAAGATCGACCCCGACGTCCTGCTGCTTCGCGGCCAGGAGGCCAAGACCGCCGAGGAGTTCCGGAACACGGTGGTCTCGTTCATGAAGGACCACTCGGTCGCGAGCAGCCTGACGGCCGTGAAGAACGGCGACGTCTACCGCGGCGGCCCGCTCTACCAGGGCCCCATCACGAACCTCGTGCTCACCGAGCGCGCCGCCCGGCAGGTGTACGGCGTCGACGAGCAACTGTTCGACCGGAAGCGCGTCGCCGATATCGTCAACGGCAACCTCTGA
- a CDS encoding DoxX family protein, with translation MTANTVTPESSNTFSSTIRGYTVRGKAHSLSAWFVLSLRLMMGYAFAYSGFTKLAAAEPFAAGGYLANVAATNGNPLADLFAWMGSTPWFVEFANVAVPWGELFIGLGLLVGAFTRLAAFFGALMMLMFYFGNWDIAHGLINGDFAYMLVFLAVAAFGAGRILGLDALIERYEVDGRPLVEKYPALEYILG, from the coding sequence ATGACTGCCAACACCGTCACACCCGAATCCAGCAACACCTTCTCGAGCACCATCCGCGGCTACACCGTCCGCGGAAAGGCCCACAGCCTGAGCGCGTGGTTCGTCCTCTCGCTCCGGCTCATGATGGGCTACGCCTTCGCCTACTCCGGGTTCACGAAGCTCGCCGCCGCGGAACCGTTCGCCGCCGGCGGCTACCTCGCGAACGTCGCGGCGACCAACGGCAACCCCCTCGCGGACCTGTTCGCGTGGATGGGCTCGACCCCGTGGTTCGTCGAGTTCGCGAACGTCGCGGTCCCGTGGGGCGAGCTGTTCATCGGCCTCGGACTGCTCGTCGGCGCGTTCACCCGTCTGGCGGCGTTCTTCGGCGCGCTCATGATGCTGATGTTCTACTTCGGCAACTGGGACATCGCCCACGGTCTCATCAACGGCGACTTCGCGTACATGCTGGTGTTCCTCGCGGTCGCGGCGTTCGGCGCGGGCCGCATCCTCGGGCTGGACGCCCTCATCGAGCGGTACGAGGTCGACGGCCGACCGCTCGTCGAGAAGTACCCCGCGCTGGAGTACATCCTCGGATAG